Genomic DNA from Cololabis saira isolate AMF1-May2022 chromosome 20, fColSai1.1, whole genome shotgun sequence:
TTCAGAGAGCCAGTCTAGACCAGCCTTGACACCCTTCTCCTCTGCCGTGGCCTGCATCAGCTGATGCTGAGCCACAATATGTGACCACTGAAGTCTTGCCATCTCCATCCTCCTGCGATTGACAACATGATCTTCCCCCTTTTCTCCTTCACGGTCAATTTCTTCCACTTCTTCATTTTCACAGGAACTGAGATCGAGGACCTGAAAGCGCTCTGAACAAGAAGTCTCAACAATGTCTGAAATGCCTTGAAAAAAATGCTTCCGTGTGAGGGCAGCTAGTGCTTTGGTGTTGAGTTCCTCTTGATGCAAGTAGGGATCCAGTGACAGCTGAGAGAGCAGGAAAGTGGGCCTCAAGGAGACAGAGGGGTCTGATTGAGCTGCAGGGTCTCCTTTTTGCATGGATTCTGGCTGAGGGAGATATGAGGCAAGCTTGCACGCCTCTTCCGTTAGCTTTTGCAACAGTGCGTTGGTATCAGCATTCTCACCTCCAATAGAAGCATAAGCTTCCTTAAGTTTACATCCAGCGCTGTCCAGCTCTCGTGCAAGTTgcaaatcaacatctgcacgAGAGATGGCCATAACCTGCAACTTGTTATAGCGGCGTTGCTTAAGCTCCTTCTCTTTATACAGCGCCTGAAGCTCTGCCTCCAAGTCTTCTATGGCCAAATCCCCGTCTGCTGCAAACATGGAGGATGATGAAGAAAAAGGATCCAACATGTTGGCACTGCTTCCATCTGAAGGTCCAATGGTTTTAAGGACTTTGCCCAAAGCTGCTTCATCCAAAATTGCTTTGCCGGACTTCTTTAGCTCTTGAAATGCAAGTGCCTCCTCTGTGGTGAGGACATTACTGCGGTTGAGGGTCCGACAGACGAAGCGCAAAAAGTGAAGGTTCTCCGGGGCACAGTCAAACAGCCAGTCGAACTCGGAGGCGTTCAGCGATGATGCGTGAGGATAATCCAGGCGGCCCAGAGCCTCCACAAACTGGGCACCGTCCAACATGTTTAACCTGTGTCCGCTCCTACACGGTGCTTGTAAATCAGTATAAATTAATGACGATTAGACGGAGTGCAAACAAAGTGAGGGGAGATATAACAAAACAAAGCATAATCCCGACCTTTTAAAACTAGGCTGACCCTGAGTTTACGCAATATCTGTCATCTACTATGCACTGAATCCATGTCTGCTGGAGCTACACCAACCTTTAAACATGCTGCAAGATAAAAGTTAACATTGTAGGGAAACTACAATATTAACCCTCCCATAAAATATCACAGTAGCAGAAAAATCACACAAGTACAGTTAGATTGACCCTTAAGAAACACATTTCTAAAGCAAATGCTGTATTATAATTGAAAGTGAGTAATTAAAAAGCAGAAGTGGCTAGTAACGAGTTatatttactccgttacatttacttgagtaagttttgggaaattttgtacttttaggagtagttttgaatcactatactttttacttgagtagatttgtgaagaagaaactgttcctcttactctgctacattaggctacgttgagctgttacttttcttttatcccctctgcgtacgcgtcaatctcatgacatcactgagcaattctttgggaaaaatgtttgtttttgcatgttttgtcacatttacacagactcaaacacacacagagtttatatgagttcatgggcttgttctagttctgcctgcggagcctggttaaaaaagaaaagtacaaaggcttgaaattttgtgctacttgtgcttaatttatttttttattctgttattttattatttattaaagtaattgaatttactttaagattattttaatttaagctatttttatgtttttattaattcattttattattttattgattttatttgcctgaagatgattattttgtacttttctctgtttgaatggttgtgttaaagataaatcagacgttactcaacagttactcagtacttgagtagttttttcacaaagtacttttttacttttactcaagtaattatttggatgactactttttacttctacttgagtcatattattctgaagtaacagtacttttacttgagtacaatttttggctaacCTACCCACCTCTGTTAAAAAGGCTGAAGCTGACTGGCTGAGTCTTGACAGCCAGTCAAACATGAAGAGACAAGCTGCCTCGTCAGTAACAGTCACTGCATAATCATTTTTGATCATACATAAACCCCAATTCACAATTAAACTAGTTACAACTGTGTAAAAGGACAGCAGATCCCACGAAATGATTTCAAACCTTCCCTGCACATCAGTTCAAATGTGATACGAAGCAACGAAAACCAAACTGAATCCTCTTTACAAACACATAACTCTGCAGTAACGCTAAAAGGAAAACCTTCCCAAGTAAATGGTCTTAACAAGCACTTTCTGTGCAAACAGGGACGGGTTTAGTGGTAGTGACACAAACTTAGAATGAAGGAgggattacatttggaggaaACATTCGCCTTCTGCCTGTTTGTGGCGTCGTTTTATGCTACTAACGGGTTTAATTTAGCATTAAAACAAATATCTAAGTAATCAAGGGGGAACTCGACAACTACAGTTAGCAGTTTCTGTATCTTAATAGGCAGCAAGTACTGACAATACTATCGTTTatatctgttttttatttgtacttCTACAAAATACTTACAACGGTCCTGAGCGACACCAAGCGCGCCAAAACTTCCAAAGCGACCGTGCGTATGACGTAATCACGTAAATCacggtcttcttcttcttcttttccttccttcttcttcttcttttaggaGTTTAATGACGGCTGGCACCAACTTAAGGGTGCATTTACCGCCACCTACCGGACTGGAGTGTGGAACATTCGATTGACAGTTACAGACTAAATAAGGTCGATAATagaccaaaataaaacaaaacctaAATCCTCTCCATTAACCCTGTTCTTTTAAGGAATGTCCTTACATGCTTTCTAATGTATTCTGTCCGTTCCAACAAGTTACCTATCGTAAAACCTATTTTCCCTCTACTCAATTCTGCCTTTAATACTCTCGTCTTCCTCTCATACTCCTTACATTCCatcataacattattattttatattattttatatattgtgttaTTAACATAACACATTATTCCGTGTGTTCGCACTGAGCTGGGGAAAAGAGCTTTTAAATTCCCTGCCCCCTTTGCTTGGAACACCTTTCAGAAAGACTTTAAACTGACGGa
This window encodes:
- the haus3 gene encoding HAUS augmin-like complex subunit 3 translates to MLDGAQFVEALGRLDYPHASSLNASEFDWLFDCAPENLHFLRFVCRTLNRSNVLTTEEALAFQELKKSGKAILDEAALGKVLKTIGPSDGSSANMLDPFSSSSSMFAADGDLAIEDLEAELQALYKEKELKQRRYNKLQVMAISRADVDLQLARELDSAGCKLKEAYASIGGENADTNALLQKLTEEACKLASYLPQPESMQKGDPAAQSDPSVSLRPTFLLSQLSLDPYLHQEELNTKALAALTRKHFFQGISDIVETSCSERFQVLDLSSCENEEVEEIDREGEKGEDHVVNRRRMEMARLQWSHIVAQHQLMQATAEEKGVKAGLDWLSENTCHTKSISTSSSLHVREVVSRKELQAVEAELKALLHGPVPAALRESARLLNVPVVRGDLALQLARQDYYTSRQDQVRDCLLRQKASFELVLLAQEMELRRWKTCQNQLREVSDRLTKECEAASVRIEALAHPDLAVNPRPNPIISSKDAAFIRLLQILDHESGHSRSEPFRTYEALDQAACDLANRLQLTQDSIAAACRDQLYTTARFHGDCEALHRAMYTQLQQVVLGPQVCPTAITDQELLCPNAQELTLKLAEAESQLQNLQRVMQEILGEVKAKRSQLERNPLQRRERELYIFFHLDAGLLQKMVEDLEGKITKRGQQ